Proteins from a genomic interval of Paenibacillus sp. RC334:
- a CDS encoding sugar-binding domain-containing protein, whose product MRKILEIQKQLLPDLMDVLKKRYTILHQIMLSDVIGRRTLAASLNMTERVLRAETDLLKAQGLIEIESVGMKVSKAGLDLLEQLEPIANNLFGLSQLEDQIRQAYGLRKVVVVPGDSDASPLTKQELGRAGAKALLSVMDDEDVVAVTGGTTIADVADQLTLPANGPLKGGWFVPARGGLGESMEMQANTIASTMARKVGSQYRLLHVPDLLSNHAYNSLLEDTNIQDILSLIRESRIIIHGIGNAIAMARRRKLDPETFAQISSEGAVAESFGYYFNEDGVVVHRMLTLGLRLEDIRRTETVLGVAGGKSKAAAIHAVLRFGQEDILVTDEGAAAEIVSHYLNG is encoded by the coding sequence ATGCGAAAGATATTAGAAATACAGAAGCAGCTTCTGCCCGACCTCATGGATGTTTTGAAAAAAAGGTACACAATCCTGCATCAGATTATGCTGTCCGATGTTATTGGACGCAGAACGCTGGCGGCTTCACTGAACATGACCGAGCGCGTGTTGCGCGCCGAAACCGATCTTCTTAAAGCCCAAGGGCTGATTGAGATTGAGAGTGTGGGCATGAAGGTGAGCAAAGCAGGACTGGATCTGCTGGAACAGCTGGAGCCAATTGCGAACAACTTGTTCGGCCTGTCCCAATTGGAGGATCAGATTCGTCAAGCCTATGGTTTGAGGAAGGTGGTTGTCGTTCCAGGGGATTCGGATGCTTCTCCTTTAACGAAGCAGGAGCTGGGTCGTGCCGGGGCAAAAGCGCTGCTGAGTGTTATGGACGACGAGGATGTGGTCGCCGTAACAGGTGGCACGACGATTGCCGACGTGGCGGACCAACTGACACTACCTGCTAATGGCCCACTTAAGGGCGGATGGTTCGTACCAGCACGTGGGGGTTTGGGAGAAAGCATGGAAATGCAGGCGAACACAATTGCTTCCACAATGGCTCGTAAGGTCGGCTCACAATACCGTCTGCTCCATGTACCGGATTTGCTCAGCAATCATGCTTACAACTCCCTGCTTGAAGATACGAATATTCAGGATATTTTAAGCCTGATTCGCGAGAGTCGGATCATCATTCACGGGATAGGCAACGCCATAGCAATGGCACGTAGACGCAAGCTCGACCCTGAAACCTTTGCCCAGATCAGCAGTGAGGGCGCGGTTGCCGAATCGTTTGGCTATTATTTTAACGAAGACGGCGTCGTTGTTCACAGAATGCTGACGCTTGGACTCCGTTTGGAGGATATCAGGCGTACCGAGACGGTTCTAGGCGTAGCTGGAGGTAAGAGCAAGGCGGCCGCTATTCATGCAGTGCTGCGTTTCGGGCAGGAAGATATTCTTGTCACCGACGAAGGCGCTGCTGCTGAAATTGTAAGCCATTATTTGAATGGTTAA
- the gap gene encoding type I glyceraldehyde-3-phosphate dehydrogenase: MTVKVGINGFGRIGRLAFRRIQNVEGIEVVAINDLTDSKMLAHLLKYDTTQGTFQGEVEVHDGFFKVNGKEVKVLANRNPEELPWGDLGVDIVLECTGFFTTKEAAEKHLKGGAKKVVISAPATGDMKTVVYNVNHEILDGTETVISGASCTTNCLAPMAKTLQDKFGIVEGLMTTIHAYTGDQNTLDAPHAKGDFRRARAAAENIIPNTTGAAKAIGLVIPELKGKLDGAAQRVPVATGSLTELVTVLEKNVTVEEINAAMKEASDPETYGYTEDEIVSSDIKGITFGSLFDATQTKVLTVGDKQLVKTVAWYDNEMSYTAQLIRTLEYFAKLAK, from the coding sequence ATGACAGTTAAAGTTGGTATTAACGGTTTCGGACGTATTGGACGCCTTGCTTTCCGCCGGATTCAAAACGTGGAAGGTATTGAAGTAGTAGCAATCAATGACTTGACAGATTCCAAAATGCTGGCACATCTGTTGAAATATGATACAACACAAGGTACTTTCCAAGGAGAAGTAGAAGTACACGATGGCTTCTTCAAAGTTAACGGTAAAGAAGTTAAGGTTTTGGCTAACCGCAACCCAGAAGAACTGCCTTGGGGAGACCTGGGTGTAGATATCGTTCTGGAATGCACAGGTTTCTTCACAACTAAAGAAGCTGCTGAGAAACATTTGAAAGGCGGCGCTAAAAAAGTTGTTATCTCCGCTCCAGCTACTGGCGACATGAAAACTGTCGTTTACAACGTAAACCATGAAATTCTGGACGGTACTGAAACTGTAATCTCCGGTGCTTCTTGCACAACAAACTGCCTGGCTCCTATGGCTAAAACTTTGCAAGACAAATTTGGTATCGTTGAAGGCCTGATGACTACAATTCATGCTTACACTGGCGACCAAAACACTTTGGATGCTCCGCATGCTAAAGGCGACTTCCGTCGTGCTCGCGCTGCAGCTGAAAACATCATTCCTAACACAACTGGTGCTGCTAAAGCCATCGGTCTGGTAATTCCTGAACTGAAAGGTAAACTGGATGGCGCGGCTCAACGTGTACCAGTAGCAACTGGTTCCCTGACTGAGCTGGTAACTGTTCTGGAGAAAAACGTAACTGTTGAAGAAATCAACGCTGCGATGAAAGAAGCTTCCGATCCTGAAACTTACGGCTACACTGAAGACGAGATCGTTTCTTCCGACATCAAAGGTATCACTTTCGGTTCTTTGTTTGACGCAACTCAAACTAAAGTCCTGACTGTTGGCGACAAACAACTGGTGAAAACTGTAGCTTGGTACGACAACGAAATGTCCTACACAGCACAATTGATCCGTACGTTGGAATACTTCGCTAAATTGGCTAAGTAA
- a CDS encoding phosphoglycerate kinase, with amino-acid sequence MNKKSVRDIELNGKRVFVRVDFNVPVEDGKITDDKRIRETLPTINYLIEKGAKVILASHFGRPKGQVVESMRLTPAGVRLSELLKKPVVKVDEAVGEAVKAKVAELQNGDVLLLENVRFYPGEEKNDPELAKQFAELADIFVNDAFGAAHRAHASTEGIAHLLPAVSGLLMEKELSVIGKALSNPDRPFTAIIGGSKVKDKIDVIDNLLNIADNVIIGGGLAYTFFKAQGHEVGQSLLDESKLDVALGFIEKAKKLGKNFYLPVDIVISDDFSATANTNIVDIDGIPADWEGVDIGPKTRKIYADVIKNSKLVVWNGPMGVFEMEPFAGGTREVAEACATTEAYTIIGGGDSAAAAEKFHLADKMDHISTGGGASLEFMEGKALPGVVALNDK; translated from the coding sequence ATGAACAAAAAGAGCGTACGTGATATAGAACTGAATGGAAAACGGGTGTTTGTTCGTGTAGATTTTAACGTTCCGGTTGAGGACGGTAAAATTACGGATGACAAGCGTATTCGTGAAACCTTGCCAACGATTAACTACCTGATTGAAAAAGGTGCAAAAGTTATTTTGGCGAGTCACTTTGGACGTCCAAAAGGTCAGGTCGTTGAATCCATGCGTCTGACTCCTGCTGGCGTGCGTTTGTCTGAACTGCTCAAAAAGCCTGTTGTTAAAGTGGACGAAGCAGTTGGTGAGGCTGTTAAAGCGAAAGTGGCTGAACTGCAAAACGGCGACGTGCTGTTGCTTGAAAATGTACGTTTCTATCCAGGAGAAGAGAAAAATGATCCTGAATTGGCGAAGCAATTTGCTGAGCTGGCTGACATTTTCGTGAATGACGCATTTGGTGCAGCGCACCGTGCTCATGCTTCCACAGAAGGTATCGCGCATCTTCTTCCGGCTGTTTCCGGCTTGCTGATGGAGAAAGAATTGTCTGTAATCGGTAAAGCTCTTTCAAACCCAGATCGTCCTTTTACAGCCATTATCGGCGGTTCCAAAGTAAAAGACAAAATCGACGTGATTGACAACCTGCTGAACATTGCAGATAACGTAATCATTGGCGGCGGTTTGGCTTATACATTTTTTAAAGCTCAAGGTCATGAAGTGGGTCAATCCCTACTGGATGAATCCAAACTGGACGTAGCTCTTGGATTTATCGAAAAAGCGAAGAAACTCGGCAAAAACTTCTATCTTCCGGTAGATATCGTTATTTCTGACGATTTCAGCGCTACGGCGAACACGAACATTGTTGATATTGACGGCATTCCTGCAGATTGGGAAGGCGTGGACATCGGACCGAAAACACGTAAAATCTATGCAGATGTTATCAAAAACTCCAAACTGGTTGTATGGAACGGACCAATGGGCGTATTTGAAATGGAGCCTTTCGCTGGCGGTACGCGTGAAGTAGCGGAAGCTTGCGCAACAACAGAAGCATACACCATCATTGGTGGCGGTGATTCTGCGGCAGCGGCTGAGAAGTTCCATCTGGCTGACAAAATGGATCATATCTCTACTGGCGGCGGCGCATCCCTTGAATTTATGGAAGGCAAAGCACTTCCGGGTGTTGTTGCACTCAACGATAAGTAA
- the tpiA gene encoding triose-phosphate isomerase has translation MRTPIIAGNWKMFKTVPEAKTFIEEIKGKAEVAGVESVICAPFTNLPALVEAVKGTSIKIGAQNLHFAEDGAFTGEISGGMLKDLGVDYVVIGHSERREYFNETDETVNKKVHAAFRHGLTPIVCVGEKLEDREAGQTKAVVKVQTVAAFAGLAKDQAAQVVVAYEPIWAIGTGKSSTSQDANEVISYIRSLLKELYDENTANAVRIQYGGSVKPENVAEYLGQSDIDGALVGGASLQPASYIALVEGAK, from the coding sequence TTGAGAACACCGATTATCGCGGGTAACTGGAAGATGTTTAAAACCGTACCAGAAGCTAAAACTTTCATCGAAGAGATCAAAGGGAAAGCAGAGGTTGCAGGAGTGGAAAGCGTGATCTGCGCACCATTTACGAATCTTCCTGCTCTGGTTGAAGCAGTAAAAGGTACATCTATCAAAATCGGCGCACAAAACCTGCACTTTGCAGAAGACGGCGCATTTACAGGTGAAATCAGCGGCGGGATGCTGAAAGATCTGGGCGTAGACTACGTTGTGATCGGACACTCCGAGCGTCGTGAATATTTTAACGAAACAGACGAAACAGTGAACAAAAAGGTTCATGCGGCATTCCGCCACGGCCTGACTCCGATCGTATGTGTAGGCGAAAAGCTGGAAGACCGTGAAGCCGGTCAAACCAAAGCGGTTGTAAAAGTGCAAACTGTAGCGGCTTTTGCTGGTTTGGCTAAAGATCAGGCTGCACAAGTGGTTGTTGCTTATGAGCCAATTTGGGCAATCGGAACAGGTAAATCCTCCACTTCGCAGGATGCGAATGAAGTCATTTCCTATATCCGTAGTTTGTTGAAAGAACTGTACGATGAAAATACAGCAAATGCTGTACGGATTCAGTATGGTGGCAGCGTGAAACCTGAAAATGTGGCTGAATATCTGGGCCAAAGCGACATCGACGGCGCACTTGTAGGTGGCGCTAGTCTTCAACCAGCGTCTTACATCGCGCTTGTTGAGGGGGCGAAGTAA
- the gpmI gene encoding 2,3-bisphosphoglycerate-independent phosphoglycerate mutase has translation MTVPKPVALIIMDGFGLRETVEGNAVAQANKPNYDQYLRQYPHSTLTASGEAVGLPEGQMGNSEVGHLNIGAGRIVYQSLTRISKSIREGEFFQNETLLKAVQHAKKNNTKLHLYGLLSDGGVHSHISHLFAMLDLAKKEGLTEVYIHAFMDGRDVMSDSGVDFMQQLIAKIQEVGIGKIATVQGRYYAMDRDKRWERVEKSYRAIVYGEGPQYTDPMEALKESYEKSVFDEFVEPTVIVKADGSPVGLVESNDSVIFLNFRPDRAIQLSQVFTNKDFRGFDRGPKFPKDLHFVCLTLFSETVEGFVAYEPKNLDNTFGEVLVQNNKKQLRIAETEKYPHVTFFFSGGRDVELPGETRVLINSPKVATYDLQPEMSAYEVADAAVREIEADKHDAIILNFANPDMVGHSGMLEPTIKAVETTDECVGRVVDAVKAKGGTVIIIADHGNADMEIDEQGRPFTAHTTNPVPFILTDENIVLREHGILADVAPTLLDLMQLPQPAEMTGKSMIASRK, from the coding sequence ATGACAGTACCAAAACCGGTAGCCTTAATTATTATGGATGGATTCGGACTGCGCGAAACTGTGGAAGGCAATGCGGTTGCACAGGCGAACAAGCCGAACTACGACCAATACTTAAGACAATACCCTCATTCAACGCTTACAGCGTCTGGTGAAGCGGTAGGTCTGCCGGAAGGGCAAATGGGTAACTCCGAAGTAGGTCACCTGAACATCGGCGCAGGCCGGATTGTATATCAGAGTTTGACCCGCATTTCGAAGTCCATTCGCGAAGGCGAGTTCTTCCAGAATGAAACTTTGCTTAAAGCAGTACAGCATGCCAAAAAGAACAACACGAAGCTTCACCTGTATGGACTTTTGTCCGATGGTGGCGTGCATAGCCATATTAGCCATCTGTTTGCTATGCTGGATTTGGCGAAAAAAGAAGGTTTAACAGAAGTATACATTCATGCATTTATGGATGGACGCGATGTTATGTCTGACAGCGGCGTGGACTTCATGCAACAGCTGATCGCCAAAATTCAGGAAGTGGGTATTGGTAAAATCGCGACTGTACAAGGACGCTATTATGCCATGGACCGCGACAAACGTTGGGAGCGTGTAGAGAAATCTTACCGTGCAATCGTGTACGGCGAAGGTCCTCAATATACAGATCCAATGGAAGCGTTGAAAGAATCGTATGAAAAATCGGTGTTCGACGAATTTGTGGAGCCGACGGTTATTGTGAAGGCTGACGGAAGCCCTGTAGGGCTGGTCGAAAGCAATGACTCAGTAATCTTCCTGAATTTCCGTCCTGACCGTGCGATTCAATTGTCTCAGGTATTTACGAATAAGGATTTCCGTGGCTTTGATCGCGGACCGAAATTCCCTAAAGATTTGCACTTTGTTTGCCTGACATTGTTCAGTGAAACGGTTGAAGGCTTCGTAGCCTACGAACCGAAAAACCTGGATAACACATTCGGCGAAGTATTGGTGCAGAACAACAAAAAGCAATTGCGTATTGCCGAGACCGAAAAATATCCGCACGTTACCTTCTTTTTCAGTGGTGGTCGTGATGTAGAACTGCCTGGCGAAACTCGTGTTTTGATTAACTCGCCTAAAGTGGCTACATATGACTTGCAGCCTGAAATGAGCGCTTACGAGGTTGCGGATGCTGCTGTTAGGGAAATCGAAGCCGATAAGCATGATGCGATTATCCTGAACTTTGCCAATCCGGATATGGTTGGACACTCCGGCATGCTGGAGCCAACGATCAAGGCGGTAGAGACGACGGATGAATGTGTTGGACGTGTTGTAGATGCGGTTAAAGCCAAAGGTGGCACTGTTATTATCATTGCCGACCATGGTAATGCGGATATGGAAATTGACGAGCAGGGACGTCCGTTCACAGCTCACACAACTAACCCGGTTCCGTTCATTTTGACTGACGAAAATATCGTTTTGCGTGAGCATGGAATACTGGCTGACGTAGCTCCGACGCTTCTGGATTTGATGCAACTTCCGCAGCCTGCGGAAATGACAGGAAAATCTATGATTGCATCCCGCAAGTAA
- the eno gene encoding phosphopyruvate hydratase, which yields MTIISDVYAREVLDSRGNPTVEVEVYLESGAIGSAIVPSGASTGAHEAVELRDNDKSRYLGKGVLQAVKNVNEIIAPEVIGLDAVNQVEIDTLMIKLDGTHNKGKLGANAILAVSMAVARAAAEALGLPLYTYLGGFNAKQLPVPMMNIVNGGAHADNNVDVQEFMVLPVGAPTFKEALRIGAEIFHNLKSVLNSKGLNTAVGDEGGFAPNFKSNEEALSTIIEAIEKAGYKPGVDVFLGMDVASTEFYKDGKYTLEGEGKSFTSAEFVDLLASWVDKYPIITIEDGCSEDDWEGWKLLTEKLGNKIQLVGDDLFVTNTERLGKGIEENIGNSILIKVNQIGTLTETFDAIELAKRAGYTAVISHRSGESEDSTIADIAVATNAGQIKTGAPSRTDRIAKYNQLLRIEDQLGELAQYHGLKSFYNLKK from the coding sequence ATGACTATTATTTCTGACGTGTACGCTCGCGAAGTCCTCGATTCTCGTGGTAACCCAACTGTTGAAGTGGAAGTATATCTGGAATCCGGTGCTATCGGTAGTGCCATCGTTCCTTCCGGTGCCTCTACAGGCGCGCACGAAGCTGTAGAGCTTCGCGATAACGACAAATCCCGTTACCTGGGTAAAGGCGTTCTGCAAGCTGTTAAAAACGTGAACGAAATCATCGCTCCTGAAGTTATCGGCTTGGATGCTGTAAACCAAGTAGAAATTGATACATTGATGATCAAGCTTGATGGTACACATAACAAAGGTAAATTGGGTGCAAACGCAATTCTGGCGGTATCTATGGCTGTAGCTCGCGCTGCTGCTGAAGCTCTGGGTCTGCCACTGTACACTTACCTGGGCGGATTTAACGCTAAACAACTGCCAGTACCAATGATGAACATCGTTAACGGTGGCGCACATGCGGACAACAACGTTGACGTACAAGAGTTCATGGTTCTGCCTGTAGGAGCTCCTACTTTCAAAGAAGCTTTGCGTATTGGTGCGGAAATCTTCCACAACCTGAAATCCGTACTGAACTCTAAAGGTTTGAACACAGCTGTTGGCGATGAAGGCGGTTTTGCTCCTAACTTCAAATCCAACGAAGAAGCTCTGTCCACTATTATCGAAGCGATCGAAAAAGCTGGTTACAAACCAGGCGTTGACGTATTCCTCGGTATGGACGTTGCTTCCACTGAGTTCTACAAAGATGGAAAATACACACTGGAAGGCGAAGGAAAATCCTTCACTTCTGCTGAATTCGTTGACCTGCTTGCTTCTTGGGTTGATAAATATCCAATCATCACCATCGAAGATGGTTGCTCCGAAGATGACTGGGAAGGTTGGAAATTGCTCACTGAAAAACTGGGCAACAAAATCCAATTGGTTGGTGACGACCTGTTCGTAACCAATACAGAGCGTCTGGGCAAAGGTATCGAAGAAAACATCGGTAACTCCATCCTGATCAAAGTAAACCAAATCGGTACGCTGACTGAAACATTCGACGCTATCGAGTTGGCTAAACGTGCAGGATACACAGCTGTAATCTCTCACCGTTCCGGTGAATCCGAAGACAGCACAATTGCTGATATCGCTGTTGCAACAAATGCAGGCCAAATTAAAACAGGTGCGCCTTCCCGTACTGACCGTATCGCGAAGTACAACCAATTGCTCCGCATTGAGGATCAACTGGGTGAACTGGCTCAATACCACGGCCTGAAATCTTTCTACAACCTGAAAAAATAA
- the secG gene encoding preprotein translocase subunit SecG, whose translation MEIFLKVLLVVFSIAVIAVVLLQKGKSAGLSGAISGGAEHLFGKTKARGMDLILQRVTAVLGAGFMIVSVLVAFFAK comes from the coding sequence ATGGAAATCTTTTTGAAAGTGCTGCTCGTTGTGTTCTCGATTGCTGTTATTGCGGTTGTTTTACTGCAAAAGGGGAAAAGTGCAGGTTTGTCCGGTGCCATCTCTGGCGGTGCTGAGCATCTGTTCGGCAAGACAAAAGCTCGCGGTATGGATTTGATTTTACAGCGCGTGACTGCTGTTTTGGGTGCGGGCTTTATGATCGTTTCCGTTTTGGTTGCATTTTTTGCAAAATAA
- the rnr gene encoding ribonuclease R, whose protein sequence is MITEQQLLDFMRETAYKPMTYQELEQHFEIKDAADFREFLKLLNALEEDGKILLTRTNRYGVPERMDLQRGRLQAHAKGFAFLIPEDREHPDVYIHANDLKSAMNGDTVLVRVTSKGPSGGRLEGEVVRIVKRAVLQVVGVFQSHEAYGFVLPDDKRINRDIFIPKASSNGAVNGQKVVVRIVSYPEGRAAAEGEVLEVLGHKDDPGVDILSVIRKHQLPEAFPDEVTEEAEKAPDAITEEEIVRQGRRDLRDKTIVTIDGEDAKDLDDAVNVERLPNGNYRLGVHIADVGYYVRESSKLDQEAYNRGCSVYLVDRVIPMLPHRLSNGICSLNPQVDRLTLSCEMEFNEHMKVVKHDVFTSVIKTKERMTYTNVRKILEEEDAELMERYKELVEDFRTMKELALKLRANRMRRGAVDFDFDEAKVIVNDEGKAVDIVKRERTIAEQIIEEFMLAANETVAEHFHWLKVPFLYRIHEDPDPEKLQNFMAFAANFGHQIKGRGNSIHPRALQTLLEDIQGTKEQTVLSTMMLRSMKQAKYDAESTGHFGLAAEYYSHFTSPIRRYPDLVIHRVIREVLENGGALTAERQEYLTARMPDIAQQSSERERVAVDAERDTEQMKKAEYMLDKVGEEFEGIISSVTSFGMFIELDNTVEGLTRLSALTDDYYHFDEQHMALIGERTSKVFRIGDEVKVRVARVNMEDYTIDFELVDMKQQQRRERTGGSKTGAGFARGGEGRGKGKPHEGRDRKSGKDKAGRERKGGRDAAGKPKEAGLGVGGGGISTAGRTGRSGGNGAGAGSASGFGFGSGKGGYNSPASSAGKRKKKTSASGIFIGGAATPGSDASPSGDDAARRKRKSKGSGGGGNSTAGFVRKKKK, encoded by the coding sequence ATGATAACAGAGCAACAATTACTTGATTTTATGCGCGAGACCGCATACAAACCTATGACTTACCAGGAGCTTGAGCAGCATTTTGAAATTAAGGACGCGGCGGATTTCCGCGAATTCCTTAAGCTTTTGAACGCGCTGGAGGAAGACGGAAAAATTCTGCTGACCCGGACGAACCGCTATGGTGTGCCGGAACGGATGGATTTGCAGCGCGGACGTTTGCAGGCTCATGCCAAGGGATTTGCTTTTCTGATCCCGGAAGACCGGGAGCACCCGGATGTATACATTCATGCTAATGACTTGAAGAGTGCAATGAATGGAGACACGGTACTGGTAAGAGTAACGTCGAAGGGACCTTCGGGTGGCCGTTTGGAAGGCGAAGTCGTGCGGATCGTGAAGCGCGCAGTGCTACAGGTGGTAGGCGTGTTCCAGAGCCACGAAGCATACGGTTTTGTTTTGCCGGATGATAAGCGGATTAACAGGGATATTTTTATTCCAAAAGCCAGCTCCAACGGAGCCGTGAACGGTCAAAAAGTCGTTGTGCGCATTGTGAGCTATCCGGAAGGACGAGCTGCGGCGGAAGGTGAAGTATTGGAGGTGCTGGGTCACAAGGATGATCCTGGTGTCGATATTCTATCGGTTATTCGCAAGCATCAGCTTCCAGAAGCTTTTCCCGATGAAGTGACAGAGGAAGCGGAAAAGGCTCCCGATGCGATTACGGAAGAAGAAATAGTGCGTCAGGGGCGGCGCGATCTGCGCGATAAAACGATTGTAACGATTGATGGCGAGGATGCCAAGGATCTGGATGATGCGGTTAATGTAGAGCGTCTGCCAAACGGCAACTACCGTCTGGGCGTTCATATTGCCGACGTAGGGTATTATGTGCGTGAGAGCTCCAAGCTGGATCAGGAGGCGTATAACCGCGGTTGTAGCGTGTACTTGGTCGACCGTGTTATTCCTATGCTTCCGCATCGGCTTTCCAACGGGATTTGTTCCTTGAATCCACAGGTGGATCGACTGACTTTGTCCTGTGAGATGGAATTTAATGAGCATATGAAGGTCGTAAAACATGATGTTTTCACCAGTGTCATTAAAACGAAGGAACGAATGACGTACACCAACGTTCGCAAAATCCTCGAAGAGGAAGATGCTGAACTGATGGAACGGTACAAGGAGCTGGTGGAAGACTTCCGTACGATGAAGGAACTGGCATTGAAGCTGCGAGCTAACCGGATGCGACGGGGTGCGGTTGATTTTGATTTTGATGAAGCAAAAGTAATTGTGAATGATGAAGGCAAGGCCGTGGATATCGTTAAAAGAGAGCGCACGATTGCTGAGCAGATCATTGAAGAGTTCATGCTGGCAGCCAATGAAACGGTAGCCGAGCATTTTCACTGGCTCAAAGTACCGTTCCTGTACCGGATTCATGAAGACCCGGACCCGGAGAAGCTGCAAAACTTTATGGCTTTTGCGGCCAATTTTGGGCATCAGATCAAAGGTCGGGGGAACTCCATTCATCCGCGTGCGCTGCAAACGTTGCTGGAAGACATTCAGGGCACGAAGGAACAAACGGTGCTTAGCACCATGATGCTGCGTTCGATGAAGCAGGCAAAGTACGATGCGGAGTCGACAGGACATTTTGGACTGGCTGCGGAGTATTATTCTCATTTTACATCGCCGATTCGCCGTTACCCTGACTTGGTGATTCACCGTGTCATTCGTGAGGTATTGGAAAACGGTGGGGCTTTAACAGCCGAGCGTCAGGAGTATTTGACTGCACGGATGCCTGATATTGCACAGCAATCTTCAGAACGTGAACGTGTGGCTGTGGATGCAGAGCGTGATACGGAGCAGATGAAAAAGGCTGAATACATGCTGGACAAGGTCGGCGAGGAATTCGAGGGAATCATCAGCAGCGTAACCAGCTTTGGTATGTTCATTGAGCTGGACAATACGGTGGAAGGCCTGACGCGTCTGAGTGCGCTTACGGACGATTATTATCATTTTGACGAGCAGCATATGGCGTTGATCGGTGAACGTACCTCCAAGGTGTTCCGCATCGGAGATGAGGTTAAGGTTCGCGTCGCGCGCGTGAATATGGAAGATTACACGATTGATTTTGAACTCGTCGATATGAAGCAGCAGCAACGCCGTGAACGCACGGGTGGTTCAAAGACAGGCGCTGGCTTTGCGCGTGGCGGTGAGGGCCGAGGTAAAGGAAAGCCCCATGAGGGGCGCGACCGTAAGAGCGGCAAGGACAAGGCTGGCAGAGAGCGTAAAGGCGGTCGTGATGCTGCCGGGAAGCCTAAAGAAGCTGGTTTAGGCGTAGGCGGCGGAGGTATTAGTACCGCAGGTCGTACGGGCCGTAGCGGCGGAAACGGAGCAGGAGCTGGCTCAGCCAGCGGTTTCGGTTTTGGCAGCGGCAAGGGCGGTTACAACTCGCCAGCATCAAGTGCGGGTAAACGTAAGAAGAAGACGTCAGCCAGCGGTATTTTTATCGGCGGAGCAGCTACACCAGGCAGTGATGCCAGCCCGAGCGGTGACGACGCTGCACGTCGTAAGCGGAAGAGCAAAGGCAGTGGTGGTGGCGGTAATAGCACCGCTGGGTTTGTCCGGAAAAAGAAGAAGTGA
- the smpB gene encoding SsrA-binding protein SmpB, which translates to MGKKADGKVLAQNKKASHDYFIEDTYEAGMVLTGTEIKSLRNGRSNISDAFATIRNAEIHIHNMHISPFEQGNRNNPTDPTRTRKLLLHKEQIRKLIGLSKQEGYTIVPLKIYVRNGYAKLLLGLGRGKKQYDKRDAAAKRDAQRDIQRALREKQKIAR; encoded by the coding sequence ATGGGTAAGAAGGCAGACGGGAAAGTGCTCGCCCAGAACAAAAAAGCTTCCCATGACTATTTTATCGAGGACACCTACGAGGCGGGCATGGTGTTAACGGGAACGGAAATTAAGTCTTTGCGTAATGGTCGCTCTAATATCAGTGATGCGTTTGCCACCATTCGTAATGCTGAAATTCACATCCACAACATGCATATTAGTCCTTTTGAACAAGGCAATCGTAACAACCCGACCGATCCGACGCGTACTCGTAAGCTGCTGCTGCACAAAGAGCAGATTCGCAAGCTTATTGGTCTGTCCAAACAGGAAGGCTACACGATTGTGCCGTTAAAGATTTATGTTCGCAACGGCTATGCCAAGCTGTTACTTGGACTCGGTAGAGGTAAAAAGCAGTACGACAAACGAGATGCTGCGGCCAAACGTGATGCACAGCGTGATATCCAACGCGCTCTGCGTGAGAAGCAGAAAATTGCGAGATAA